Proteins from one Limanda limanda chromosome 4, fLimLim1.1, whole genome shotgun sequence genomic window:
- the LOC132999851 gene encoding major histocompatibility complex class I-related gene protein-like, with the protein MFSVLSLLLLTGAHSATARIHYLKYFLTGSSQVTNFPEFVTVVLVDELQILHYDSNTKKLEPKQDWMLNATDAKFWKGQTQLALTVEQNFKKYIKIIQERFNQTGGLHILQVTSGCEWDDETGEVKAYDQYGYDGEDFISWDMETETWIAPTPQSYIIKLKWDQEKARLTFKKYYYTKECPSYLKKFLEQGRSSLLRTELPRISLLQKSPSSPVTCHATGFYPDSAMLFWRKDGEDLHEDVYRGEVLPNHDGTFQMSADLKVPLNSPEDWRSYECVFHISGMTEVIVTKLDKDSVESNREKPIIVTTSITIIAAVVALAVVSAVIGLIVYRRKKAQSTSPAGTDPVVLQTLRPGDGGSNSPSETSS; encoded by the exons ATGTTCTCTGTTCTTTCCCTTCTTCTACTGACAGGAGCACACAGTGCGACGGCTC GGATTCACTATCTGAAGTATTTCCTCACTGGTTCCTCTCAAGTCACAAACTTTCCAGAGTTTGTGACTGTTGTTTTGGTCGATGAACTTCAGATCCTTCACTAtgacagcaacacaaagaaaCTCGAACCCAAACAGGACTGGATGTTAAACGCAACTGATGCAAAGTTCTGGAAGGGTCAGACTCAGCTTGCTTTAACTGTAGAGCAGAACTTCAAAAAGTACATCAAGATCATACAGGAACGCTTCAACCAAACTGGag gtcTTCACATTCTCCAGGTGACGTCTGGATGTGAATGGGACGATGAGACTGGAGAAGTTAAAGCTTATGATCAATATGGTTATGATGGAGAAGACTTCATATCATGGGACATGGAGACAGAGACGTGGATCGCTCCAACACCACAGAGTTATATCATCAAATTGAAGTGGGATCAGGAGAAAGCTCGACTGACATTCAAAAAATACTACTACACCAAGGAGTGTCCCTCCTATCTGAAGAAGTTCCTGGAGCAGGGGAGGAGCTCTCTGCTGAGAACAG AGCTTCCCAGgatctctctcctccagaagtctccctcctctccagtcACCTGCCACGCTACAGGTTTCTACCCCGACAGCGCCATGTTGTTCTGGAGGAAAGACGGGGAGGATCTTCATGAGGACGTGTACCGTGGAGAGGTTCTCCCCAACCATGACGGGACCTTCCAGATGAGCGCTGACCTGAAGGTTCCATTAAACTCCCCTGAAGACTGGAGAAGCTACGAGTGTGTGTTCCACATCTCTGGTATGACGGAGGTGATCGTCACCAAACTGGACAAAGACTCAGTCGAGTCCAACAGAG AGAAGCCCATCATCGTGACCACCAGCATCACCATCATCGCTGCAGTGGTCGCTCTCGCTGTCGTCAGCGCTGTCATTGGACTCATCGTGTACAGGAGGAAGAAAG ccCAAAGTACTTCACCTG CTGGAACAGATCCAGTTGTCTTACAGACGCTGAGACCAGGTGATGGAGGTTCTAATTCTCCAAGTGAGACGTCCTCCTGA